DNA from Streptomyces sp. NBC_01476:
CCGTGGACCCCGGCACCGCCCGCACCCAGTGGTCGCACGCCCTCGCCGCCGGCGACGGGACCCCGGTGCAGCCCGCCACGATCGAAGTGGTGCCGACTGCGAACGGCCAGGCGTCCGTGGTGGTCGGTTCGTGGCTCTCCCCGGTGACACCGAGTCCGGCGTCGCCGATCGACGAGGCGTACGACCTGCAGGGCCTGGCGGGCGGCAACGGCGCGCCGCGCTGGGAGCATGCGGGTGACGTGGCCGATCCGGCGACGCTGTCCACCGACGGCACCGGCGTCCGCGGCGTCACAGCGGCACAGGACGCGGTGCACTACGACGCCGGCACCGGAAAAGCGGTCCGCACCGCGCCGCTGCTCGGCGACCTCTACGCCGCCGTGTCGGCGGACGTCGACGGCGACCACTGTCCCGACGACATAGCCGGCGGGCAGAGCGGCGCGGTCTACGCCTTCGACGGCCGGACGCTCACCCCGGCCGACGACGCCCCGCACGTGCTCTGGCGGGCCGACGTGGGCGGCCCGGTGCACCAGATCGTCGCCACGACTGTCGCCGGCCGGCCGGTGCTCGCGGTCGCGGCGACCACCGGCATCGCACTGGTCGACGAGCGGACGGGCAAGGTGCTGCACCGGATGGCGCTGCCCGGCCAGTACGCGTGGAACGTGGCGGTCGGCCGGATCGGCGGCCGCACCGCCGTGGTGACGGCCACCGACCGGGTGTCCGCCTTCGACGCGAGCACCGGACAGGCCCTGTGGACCTACCGCCCGGCAGGCGCCTCCTACTTCGCGAACGCGGCGGTCACCGACGGCGTCGTCGTCGCCGAGTACCAGGATCAGGTGGAAAGCCACCAGGCCCCGACGACGATGTCGGCGCTCGGTATCGACGGCGGCACCGGGCGTACCGTCTGGACGGCTCCGGCCGATCCGGCGACGACCTATGCCGCGCAGTTGCCGAACGGGGTGGCGGCCGGCCCGGGCATTCCCGGCGCCGGCGCGGACGGTGCCGCGTTCACCTGGACCACCAGCGACGGGCAGGGCCGGGTCGATGTGCGCGACGCCCGTACCGGCAGGCTGATCTACAGCAACACCGACAACACCCTCTCCGGCCACGAGAGCTACTTCCTCGACCCGCGGGCCGGGCTGATCGCGACGGGCGACACCGGCTCCGCAGCGATCACACCCGACGGCCCCGACGCGACGTTCTGGGCCTCCGGCACCGACTCGGGGATCGCCGAGGCCGGCGGCACACCGGTCCTGCTGACCGCCCATGTCGCGCTGAACGCGTACCCGCTGTCGGTCCTCACCGCCGGTGACGACGAGGTCGATCCGCTCGCCGCGTACGAGCCCTTCCAGACCGGCCGGCTGAGCGTCACCGCCGACAACAGGGTGCTCACCATGCCGATCGACTGGCGGGCGCACCAGATCCTGGTCGCCGAGGCCGGCCAGACGGTGCGCGCGTACGACGTGTCCATCCAGCACGGCCTCGAGTCGCTGACGCTGACCGGCACCCCGGCGGCGAGCGCGGCGAAGCACCGGACGATGGCGCCGAAGGCGCCCGTCACCCGGCCGGACACCCTGCCGCTCGGCGACACCGCGGCCGGTGACGCCCGGATCGGCACCGCGCAGCCCGCGGCGGCCGTCAGGGTACGCGGCTACACCGGCACCGGAAAGCCACAGCTCACCGCGGCCGCCCCGTCCGGGTACGACCCCGCCGCCGTGCGCGCGTACCTGGGGCTGCGCGGCACCGGGGCCGGCCAGACGGTCGCCGTGGTCGACGCCCCCGGTGACGCCGGCATCGTCGGCGATGTCAACGGCTTCAGCGCGCAGTTCGGGCTGAACCGCGTGTGCCCCGGCGCCGCCACCGCGGGCTGCTTCCACCTCACCGTGACCGCGCCCGACGGCACCGGGCCCGACGACCCGAACTGGGGCCTGGAGACCGCGATGGACGTCGAGTGGATCCACGCGGTCGCCCCGCAGGCGGCGGTGGTGCTCGTCGAGGCGCATGACGGCGGGTTCGCGTCGCTGTTCAGGGCGGTCGACGCCGCGGCGGCGCTGCACCCCGACGCGATCAGCATGAGCTGGGGGATAGCGGAGGAGTTCACCGACGAGACCTACTACGACCAGCACTGCCGGCTCGCCGGCTCGGTGTGCTCGGTGGCCAGCGGCGACTACGGCCACCCCGGCTCGTACCCGGCGTACAACCCGGCGGTGCTGTCGGTCGGCGGAACCACCCTCGACCTGGGCGGCGACGGCGCCGTGACCGGGGAGACCGCCTGGGCCGGCAGCGGCGGCGGACGCAGCTATGTCGAGCCCACGCCCGGCTACCAGAAGGGCGTGGTGTCCGGTGGCCGCGGTACGCCCGATGTCAGCTTCGACGCGGACCCCGCGACCGGCGTGGCGGTCTACGACACCGCCGGGCCCAACGGAGAGTCGGGGTGGTACCAGGTCGGCGGCACCAGCCTCGGCGCGCCTTCCTGGGCGGCGATCCTCGCCTCGGCGGACCAGTTGCGCGCGGCGGCCGGCAAGCCCCGGCTCACCTCGGCGGACGGTTCGGCCCAGAAGGCCGTGTACGCGGCGGCCGGCCGGCTCGGCGACATCGTGTCGGGACCGGCGAACGGATTCTGCCCGTCGATCTGCTCGGCGACCACCGGCTACGACTTCGTGACCGGGCTCGGCAGTCCGCGTGCGGGGCTCGACGCCACGCTGGCGGCGGCACCCTGACCGCACCGGCGTGCGGAAATCCGGTACGCCTCCCGCACGCCTCCCGGCCCGTGGCCGCGGACGGAGCCCACGGCTCGGTCCGCGGCCACGGGCGTCATGCACTCGATCGGACCCCTGGAGGGCTGTGCGCCCGGCGATGCCGGGCAGGGATCATTCGCCCACCGGCGACCGCAGCCCGAAGCCCCAGCCCGAACCCAGCCCGAACCCAGCCCGAAAACCGCAGCCGTAAGGAGACCGGCGCCCCGGCACACCCGGCACCCGCGTACCGAACCCGCGCGACCGCGACGCCACCGGTCCGCGCGCCTCCCGCCCACCAGGACAAGGACCCAGCATGACGACCATCGCCATCGTCGGAGCAGGAAGAGGTCTGGGCGCCGCCGTGGCGCGCCGCTTCGGCCGCCAGGGCTTCGACGTCGCCCTCGTCTCCCGTACCCAGGAACACGTCGACTCCCTCGCCGCGGAACTCGGCGGCGAGGGGGTGCGCGCACGCGGTTTCGCCGCCGACGTGCGGGACCCGGTGGCCCTCACCGCAGCCCTGGCCGCTGCCACCGCCGCCCTCGGCCCGGTGGAAGTCCTGCAGTACAGCCCCATTCCGCACAAGGACTTCATGAAGCCCGTCCTGCAGACCACCCCGGCCGACCTCAGGGGACCGCTGGAGTTCTCCGTCCACGGGCCCGTGACAGCCGTCCAGCAGGTCCTGCCCGGGATGCGCGTCCTCGGGCGCGGCACCCTGCTGTTCGTCAACGGCGGCAGCGCCGTGCGGCCCCACGCCGACCGGGCCGGCACCTCCATCGCCTTCGCCGCCGAGAGCGCCTACGCCCGTATGCTGCACGACACCCTCGCCGAGGACCGCATTCACGTCGCCCAGCTGATCATTCCCGGCGCGATCACCCCCGGCCACCCCCGCAAGGACCCCGCGGTGCTCGCCGGCCTCCTGTGGGACCTCCACCACGACCGCGGGGAATTCCGCCACTTCGCCGAACCCCTGGAGGACTGAGCCCGCCCTCGCGGCAGCCCGGCGCACCAGTGAACCGGGCTCCGGGCAGGGGGAGTTCAGCGGGGGCTTGAGCACGGGTGGCCGCCGACCCGGATCGGCGGGCTGCACCGGACCCGGATCTGCCCCAACAGCCGGGGCTCCAGGAGGCACAGGAGAGTCACGGCCCCTTCCCGGGTGATCTGCCGCGGGTCGTAGGCCAGGCGGACGAGGCCACTGGAGTCCCGGTACATCAGGGGAATCCCGTCGTCGAGCATGGCTGTCTCGATGTGTACGTCTGTCACAGCGGTTCCTTCCCCTGACACCAGGGCAGGGACGCCGCACCGGGCTCGTGCGGCTGGTTGCTGCTGGTTGCCCAACACTCCGGGGATTAAGCGTTGTTGGCCGAAAACACGGCTTCCGTTTCGCAACGCTTGTCCCGCTCCCTGGCGAACCTGCCACGGCGGAGCCCCGGAGACCAGCGGCCCGACCGGTGTGCGGCGGATCGTACGGGAGTTCCCATCGCCAGAAGTCACTTAATGTCCACAATCGTGGACAGTCGAGTGCGACGAGTGCTTGACTCAGTGTCCACGGACATGGACATGGACATATGCCAGTCCGGCGGATCGCGCGCGCCCTCGGCAGGTGGGCGCGCCCGCGGACGCCCACCGACACGGAGACAGGAGATGCGGTGCAGCACGAAGAACCAACGGTCGCGGTGAGCGGAGCACCGGGCCACCCCAGGGACCTCCGGAGCGACGCCGCCCTCGCGGTCCTGGCCGGAGCGGGCGACGCCAACGCGTTCGCCGTGATCTTCACCCGCTACCAGCCGTGCGTGGCACGGTACTTGCGCCGGCACGTGCCCGAGGACCCGGGGACCGCCGAGGATCTGGTCAGCGACACCTTCGTCCGGGCGCTGGGCAGGATCGGGCACTACTACGAATCGCCGAGCGGCATGCGGGCGTGGCTGCTCACCATCGCCCGCAACCTCGTCACCGACCACCGGAAGCTGGCGCGCACCCGCCTGGAACTGCCGGTCTTCGAGGTGCCGGAAGCGCGGATGCCCCCGGTGTCCGACCCGCACGAGGAGGTGGTCGCGAGCATGACCGGGTCCGTGGTCCGCCAGGCACTCACCGGGCTCACCGAGCACCAGCAGCAGGTGATCGTCATGAGGTACTGGATGGGGATGCGAGCGCGCCAGATCGCCCGGATGACCGGCCGTACCGAGGGCGCCGTCAAGGCGCTCCAGTGGCGCGCCCGGCTCGACCTGCGCCACTCGCTCGGGAACCGGGGCACCGGGTGGTCGCTGTGACCGGCGACCCGGCCCGTCGGGGGACCTCTTCACGGCGGGCCTCTTCACGGCACGCCGCCCGTGGCCCCCGGCGGTGGATGGCGGCGCTGCGCACCGGGGACGCCCCCACGGGTCCCGGCCGGGGCGTCCCCGGGTCCTCTTCCCCGTCCCCGCCGTCCTCGCCGTCCTCGCCGTTCTCCCCGTCCCCGGCCGGCGACGCTCCGGAGCCGGTGGCCCCGGAGCCCTCCGCGGCGGGGTCACGCGAACAGCGAGCCGCCCGGCACTGGGCCCGGGCCCAGGCACGGCGGACCGCCTCGTCGCTGGCCGCCGCGTACGGGGCGCACCCGGACGTGGTCTCGGTGCTCACCGAGGACGAACGGGTGGTGATGATCATGCACATCCGTGAGCTGAGCGCCTGGTACGTCCACCGCTCCATGCTGGGCATCCGGCCCGAGACCGTGCTGTGCCACCAGGACGTGTGCATCGGCACCGCGATGCTCGTCGCCACCCCCGTCCGCCTCGTCGGCCACGGCGTGCCGGGCCTCCTGGCACAGGCCGCCGCAGCCGCCCAGGAGCCCTACCGGCTCTGGGACCGGGTCTACGACCTGGCGGCGCCGCTGGAGGACGGGCACGGCACGCTGTGGCAGCACCGCGGTGGCTGGGCGCCGGACGGGGTCCCCCTGCTGGTGCCTTACGGGCGCCGTGAACCGTGCCGGCTGCCCACCGTGCTGCGGATGGCCGGCTCCCTCGAAGCGGCGGCGCGCCTGCTCCCGGTCCTCCCCGCGCAGCATCCGCCCGCGCCCGCGCACTGAGCCCGCCGCGTACCGCCGAAGAGCCGCCCCCGGACGTGTCAGCCGTCCGGGGGCGGCCTTTGCTGTACCCACTTGCGGCAAGGCCAATCCTTCCCGAGCGTCCGCCGGACTTATTGAGACGTTTTCCGAGGTGAAGCGGTGCCGTAGCGCCGAGGGGGCCTGGAAGTGATCTCAGAAGGGGACAATGAGGGAGCGGTGACGGCGTCGTCGCATCGGGATGCGCAAGCGGCAACAGGAGTCTGGACGAGTGGCTGGCGAAGAGCCTGGGCAGCGTAACGCCCTGACCGAACTGGTCGGGTCCGCGGTGGGAAGGGGAAAGCGGTGGAGTCTGCGGGACTTCGCGGGCCGAGCCGTCGATCCGGTGACCGGCTGGTCCCCCAGTAAGTCACTGCTCGGCAAGATCGTCAGCGGTGAGAGCTACAAGATCGAGCCGCGCCTGGTGTCGGCGCTGTCGGTGGGACTCGGCCTGCCCCGGCAGGTCGTGGCCGCCGCGGCCCACTGGCAGGCGATCGGGTACGAGCAGCAGGAGCTCGACGCGCCGGTGGCCACCATGCTCGTGCGCTACCTGTCGTCGCCGCAGGCGTCGACCCCGCTGGCCCAGGCCGTGGCCGACCGCTGGGACGCCGAGGAGCGGGGCCTGGGCTGATGCCCTGGCCGATCCCGGCGGGCCCGCGGCGAAGGGCGCGGTGCCCGTTGCGGGCGACCGGTCAGGCGTCCGGCGCGGGGGAGAGCAGTTCGTGACGCAGCCGGATCAGCGACGCCGCCAGGATCCTCGACACGTGCATCTGGGACAGCCCCAGGACGTCGGCTATCTGCCGCTGGGTCATGGAACGGAAGAAGCGCAGGTGCAGCACCCCGCGTTCGCGTTCCGTCAGCCCGCGGGCGGCGGTGCGCACGGCCATGCAGTCGGTCACCAGGGTCAGCGCGGGCTCGTCGAACCCCAGGGTCTCCGCCAGGGGTACGCCGGACCCGCCGTTCGCCGGCATATCCAGGGAACGGGCCCGGTAGGCGCCCTCCGCGGCCATCGCGCCGAGCACGTCCTCCTCGGACAGGCCGGCCTGCGCGGCGAGTTCCCGGACCGAGGGCCGCGCGCCCGGTGAGCGCTGCACCAGATCGCTGTGCGCCTGCCGGACCTGGGGCTGTGCCTCCTGTACGCGCCGGGGGACCCGCACACTCCACATGTGGTCGCGGAAGTGGCACTTGATCTCACCGGTGA
Protein-coding regions in this window:
- a CDS encoding PQQ-binding-like beta-propeller repeat protein, with amino-acid sequence MRIKRVIRLLVVLTVFAFTAVLIPGIRSTPALAAPAAPTGTTASSGADAVTRSAAFDPRRAYVPGTSQPPQTTAGPAAAAGTGGAAGPDANGGSLGLSVTGGVETAQGTPLTSPLSGGDALQVYSLGVVSRVHADGSTVWQRSTASLYRDWHLTFTNPGYVATPQLVVGTDPADPFYVTTGQPFAMGGTQPYAVGDLNGDGAADVAVAETVGVNLGAASCGNCGWPFSVPGSDLHFGTFVTVLDGRTGATLHSELDPGFVTQLAVTGKDLIIGDETGSPTGNGGPGAWGSSTTVRAIVLRGGSGGSGSHGSAGHGAPAATEAWRYATGAQWGRLLGLQPVGGGVAVSWSDTPLGLGVPGPPDGHVVLVDAHGTVRWDRRTAGYPVLTRYDAGRGLLAVVEQTDPATAVSYTLAGLRVTDGRTTTTTRTDGVLPTALAIGVLSPHGRTSWIVSGVVTTPDQVAPPAYSFTASTVSAVDPGTARTQWSHALAAGDGTPVQPATIEVVPTANGQASVVVGSWLSPVTPSPASPIDEAYDLQGLAGGNGAPRWEHAGDVADPATLSTDGTGVRGVTAAQDAVHYDAGTGKAVRTAPLLGDLYAAVSADVDGDHCPDDIAGGQSGAVYAFDGRTLTPADDAPHVLWRADVGGPVHQIVATTVAGRPVLAVAATTGIALVDERTGKVLHRMALPGQYAWNVAVGRIGGRTAVVTATDRVSAFDASTGQALWTYRPAGASYFANAAVTDGVVVAEYQDQVESHQAPTTMSALGIDGGTGRTVWTAPADPATTYAAQLPNGVAAGPGIPGAGADGAAFTWTTSDGQGRVDVRDARTGRLIYSNTDNTLSGHESYFLDPRAGLIATGDTGSAAITPDGPDATFWASGTDSGIAEAGGTPVLLTAHVALNAYPLSVLTAGDDEVDPLAAYEPFQTGRLSVTADNRVLTMPIDWRAHQILVAEAGQTVRAYDVSIQHGLESLTLTGTPAASAAKHRTMAPKAPVTRPDTLPLGDTAAGDARIGTAQPAAAVRVRGYTGTGKPQLTAAAPSGYDPAAVRAYLGLRGTGAGQTVAVVDAPGDAGIVGDVNGFSAQFGLNRVCPGAATAGCFHLTVTAPDGTGPDDPNWGLETAMDVEWIHAVAPQAAVVLVEAHDGGFASLFRAVDAAAALHPDAISMSWGIAEEFTDETYYDQHCRLAGSVCSVASGDYGHPGSYPAYNPAVLSVGGTTLDLGGDGAVTGETAWAGSGGGRSYVEPTPGYQKGVVSGGRGTPDVSFDADPATGVAVYDTAGPNGESGWYQVGGTSLGAPSWAAILASADQLRAAAGKPRLTSADGSAQKAVYAAAGRLGDIVSGPANGFCPSICSATTGYDFVTGLGSPRAGLDATLAAAP
- a CDS encoding SDR family NAD(P)-dependent oxidoreductase, with amino-acid sequence MTTIAIVGAGRGLGAAVARRFGRQGFDVALVSRTQEHVDSLAAELGGEGVRARGFAADVRDPVALTAALAAATAALGPVEVLQYSPIPHKDFMKPVLQTTPADLRGPLEFSVHGPVTAVQQVLPGMRVLGRGTLLFVNGGSAVRPHADRAGTSIAFAAESAYARMLHDTLAEDRIHVAQLIIPGAITPGHPRKDPAVLAGLLWDLHHDRGEFRHFAEPLED
- a CDS encoding RNA polymerase sigma factor, which gives rise to MQHEEPTVAVSGAPGHPRDLRSDAALAVLAGAGDANAFAVIFTRYQPCVARYLRRHVPEDPGTAEDLVSDTFVRALGRIGHYYESPSGMRAWLLTIARNLVTDHRKLARTRLELPVFEVPEARMPPVSDPHEEVVASMTGSVVRQALTGLTEHQQQVIVMRYWMGMRARQIARMTGRTEGAVKALQWRARLDLRHSLGNRGTGWSL
- a CDS encoding BN159_2729 family protein; this translates as MAALRTGDAPTGPGRGVPGSSSPSPPSSPSSPFSPSPAGDAPEPVAPEPSAAGSREQRAARHWARAQARRTASSLAAAYGAHPDVVSVLTEDERVVMIMHIRELSAWYVHRSMLGIRPETVLCHQDVCIGTAMLVATPVRLVGHGVPGLLAQAAAAAQEPYRLWDRVYDLAAPLEDGHGTLWQHRGGWAPDGVPLLVPYGRREPCRLPTVLRMAGSLEAAARLLPVLPAQHPPAPAH
- a CDS encoding SigB/SigF/SigG family RNA polymerase sigma factor, producing the protein MNSSIHHRAVPQPPGTDDGAREAAPDTGHRLGLLAAMPPGPERVRLRECLIAELLPLARRMSLRYRGRGESDDDLFQVACVGLVKAVDRFDPAKGHPFLSFAVPTITGEIKCHFRDHMWSVRVPRRVQEAQPQVRQAHSDLVQRSPGARPSVRELAAQAGLSEEDVLGAMAAEGAYRARSLDMPANGGSGVPLAETLGFDEPALTLVTDCMAVRTAARGLTERERGVLHLRFFRSMTQRQIADVLGLSQMHVSRILAASLIRLRHELLSPAPDA